CAGGTGACGCCTCGGTGGTGTCGCTTTTTTCGCGCGAAGACATGGGCGCCATGCTGGATCTGAAGCTGGAAACCGTGAGCCGCACGGTCAATATCTTCGTGCGCGAAGGCCTGATTCAACCGCTGGACAAGATCGGCCGTGTGTACAGCGTGATTGACCCTGTGGGCCTGACCTTGCCAAAGGCGTGAAGCGGCCCTGAGCGTGCAACGGTTGCTGGCCCCCGGATTCAGTGCTCCACCATACCGGCCAGTCAAGAGTCCCCTGGCTTCGGAGGGCGCCATCGGCGCGCCGATAATCAAGGCCAATGTCTGCTCCTCCGGCCACGGCCCCGCTCCCCAATCCATCGCTGGCCTCTGGCCTCTTGCTCGCTGCAGCAGGCTCCATCGCCTTCAGCGGCAAGGCCATCATCGTCAAGCTGGCCTACCGCTACGGGGTGGATGCGGTCACGCTCATCATGCTGCGCATGCTGTTTGCCCTGCCGCTGTTTCTGGCGCTGGCCTGGTGGTCCAGCCGAGGAAAGGCACCACTGACTCGCAACGACTGGCTGGGCGTGTTTGGCCTGGGCCTCACGGGCTACTACCTGGCAAGCTACCTGGATTTCTGGGGTCTGGAATACATCAGCGCCAGCCTGGAGCGCCTCATTCTGTATCTCAACCCGACCGTGGTGCTGGTGTTGGGCTGGATCATCTACAAGCGCCGCATCACCGCCTTGCAGGGCGCAGCGATGGCGATGAGCTACGCGGGCGTGCTGCTGGTGTTTGGCCATGAGGTGGGGCTGCAGGGGCCCGACGCTGCGCTCGGCACGCTGCTGGTTTTTCTCAGTGCCGTGAGCTATGCCATCTACCTGCTGTACAGCGGGGAAATGGTCAAGCGCCTGGGGTCGTTGCGGCTGGTGGGATTGGCCACCAGCGTGGCCTGTGGCCTTGTCTTGCTGCAATTTGCCCTGTTGCGGCCGCTGGACACGGCGTTCGCGGTGGCGCCGGCAGTGATCTACCTCTCGATTCTGAATTCGGTGCTGTGCACCTTTGCGCCCGTCTTGATGGTGATGATGGCGGTAGAGCGCATCGGCGCCGGGCTGGCGGCGCAAACCGGCATGATCGGGCCCATGTCCACCATCTTGATGGGCGTGGTGATTCTCGGTGAGCCGTTCAACGGCTGGATCGTGGTGGGCACCGTGCTCGTCATGGGCGGGGTATTTCTGGTGACGCGGATGGGCCGCACACCTTCCAACTGAACAGGAGACAAGACGATGGATTTGGGTATCAAAGGCAAATGGGCGTTGGTGTGTGGCGCGAGCAAAGGCCTGGGCCTGGGCTGCGCCCAGGCGTTGAGCGCCGAGGGCGTCAACGTGGTCATCGTGGCGCGGGGTGTGAGCGAGCTCGAGCGCGCGGCGGAGGGCTTGCGCGCTGCGAACCCGGGCGTCACCGTGGTTCCTGTGGTGGCCGATATCACCACCCCAGAAGGTCGCGCGAAAGCGCTGGACGCGCCTGGCGGCCCGGGCGGCAGTTTTGACATCGTCGTCACCAATGCGGGCGGCCCGCCACCGGGCGATTTCCGAGGCTGGGACCGCGACGCCTGGCTGAAAGCGCTTGACGCCAACATGATCACGCCCATCGAACTCATCAAAGCCACGGTCGATGGCATGGCGCAGCGCGGCTTTGGCCGCATCGTCAACATCACCAGCAGCGCCGTGAAGGCGCCGATCGACATTCTGGGTTTGTCCAATGGCGCACGCAGTGGCCTGACCGGCTTTGTGGCAGGCGTGTCGCGCAGCGGCCTGGCCGCGCAGGGCGTGACCATCAATAACCTGTTGCCGGGCGCCTTTGATACCGACCGCCTGAAAGTCACCTTCGCAGGCGCCGCATCCAAAACCGGGCAACCTGTTGAATCGTTGATGGACGCGCGGCGCCAGACGATTCCGGCCAGGCGCTTTGGCCAGCCCGAAGAATTCGGTGCCATCTGCGCTTTCCTTTGCAGCCAGCACGCCGGCTACATGACCGGTCAAAACGTATTGGCCGACGGCGGCGCCTACCCCGGTACCTACTGATCTGCCGCTCACAGCACCGGGCCGGGCTGGCGCGCCTGCCGCCAGCCCGGCCCGGTGCGCCCAGGCGCCCTCAATCCCCCAGCTTGATACCGATCTGCTTGATGCGCTGACCGTCCATGCTGCGCACGCTGAGTTCGGCCTTGCCCAGGGTGGCGCTGTCGCCCTCCACCGGAGGGCGATCAAGCTCCTCGCGCAGCCAGCGCCCCGCGCTTTGATCGGACTCACTCGGCACGGGCAGGCCATAAAAGGTACACAGGTCCATCATGGGCGTGCTCGCGTCGATCACAAAGTCGCCAAACACCTGGCGTGCCTGCGCCATATCAGACGGGTCGGGTAGCGTCACACCCAGGCGCCGCGCGCTCCAGGCGATGGTGGAGCCCTGGAACAGCAGCGAAGTGATCACCACGACAAAAGCCACATTGAAAAACGTGTGGGAGCCCGGTACACCCGCCATCACCGGGAACACCGCCAATACAATCGGCACCGCCCCGCGCAGCCCGACCCACGAGACAAATGCGATTTCGTTGTTCGCAAAGCGCATCGGCTTGAGGCACAGCCAGACCGACAGCGGCCGGGCGACCAGCATCAGCACCAGCGATACACCCAGCGCCGGCCACAGCGTGCGCAGCAACTCGCTCGGGGTGACCAGCAAGCCCAGCAACAGGAACATGCCAGCCTGCGACAGCCAGGCGTAGCCGTCCATGGCCGAGAGGGCCGGGCGCACCTGTTTGCGCGCCCGGTTGCCCGCGATCACACCCATGGCGTACACCGCCAGAAAACCCGAGCCACCCAGTGCGGTGGTGCCGGCATAAACCGCCAGGCCACCCGAAACGATCAACAGGGCGCGTATTCCGCCTCCGCCATCAGGGCCGCGCCCCAGCCGAATCAGCAACCAGGCCAGGCCGAAGCCGCTTATCAGGCCCAGCGCCGCGCCCCAGCCCATTTGATGCAGCAGCGCGATCAGCAGCGCGCCCCAGTTGACGTCAGGCCCGGCCATGGGGGCTGCGGCGGCCGTCAAGGCGATGCCGATCAGACTCAGGGTCAGAAAAACAGCCATCGGGTCGTTCATGCCCGACTCGATCTCCAGCGTGGCGGCCACCCGTTCATTGAGTTTCACCCCCGATGACTTCAACAGCGAGAACACCGCAGCCGCATCGGTGGAGCCCACGATGGCGCCCACCAGCAGCGCCAGTGGCCATTGCAGCGCGAGCAGAAAATGTGCCGCTACTGCTGTGAGCCCGGTGCACACCACCACGCCCAGCGTGGCCAGCCACAGCGCGGGTCTCAGCCCGGTGCGAAAGGTGGTGAACTCGGTGCGCAACCCGCCGTCGAGCAAGATCACAGCCAGCGCCACGTTGCCAACCCAGAAGCTCAGCCGGAAATCGTCAAATACCAGGCCGCCCGGGCCATCGACCCCCGCGAGCGTGCCCACCACCAGAAAAACCAGCAAGAAAGAAAAACCGGCGCGCGCCGAGACAACGCCCGCCAATACGCTGAAAAAGATCAGGGACGCGGCGGCGAGCAGGGGCAGGGCGAGAAAATCGAGCGAGAGAGACATGCGTTGACGCTATCAGGAAGCGTGCCAGGTTGGGTGGGAAGCGTGAAATGGGCGGCGGGCAGGATCGGGCTCAGTAGAAATCGGCGCCACGCTCCGGTGGCACTGTGTTGATCGTATTGGAAAGAACACCCATGAGCGTTTTGCCCCCGTGCCCCAAATGCCGATCTTCCTACACCGATGAGGATGGGGCTTTGCTGGTGTGTCCCGAATGCGCCCATGAGTGGCCGGCCTCGGCTGCCGAGGCATCAGAAGACCCATCCGACACCGGCTTGGTGGTGAAAGACGCCAACGGTGCACAGCTGTCCGGTGGTGATCAGGTGGTTTTGATCAAGGACCTGAAGATCAAAGGCTCTCCGTCGGGCGTGGAAGCGGGCACCAGGGTGAAGGGTATTCGGCTGGTCGAAGGCGATCACAACATCGATTGCAAGATTCTGGGTTTCGGTGCGATGCAGCTCAAGTCGGAATTCGTAAAGGAAGCCTGACCTTAGCGCCATGCACATCGCCATGCTCACCTTTCAGGGCTTTCACGAACTCGATTCGCTGATCACCCCTAGCGTTCTCAACCGCATCAGGAAACCCGGCTGGCGCGTGACGCTCTGTAGCCCCGAGGCTTCGGTGACCTCCGTGAATGGCGTGACCGTTCAGGCGAGTCCCGCCTGGAAGACGCAGCATCGGCCGACGCGGTGCTGGTGGGCAGCGGCATGCTCACGCGTGAGGTGGTCAACGCTCCGGCCATCATGTCCATGCTGCGGCTCGATGCCGCGCGCCAGCCCGTGGGCGCGCAGTGTTCGGGCACGCTGGTATGGGCCAAACTGGGCCTGCTGGACGCCGTGCCTGCTTGCACCGATCTCACCACCAAACCGTGGGTGCAGGAAGCCGGCGCCAAGGTGTTGGACCAGCCATTCTTCGCCGAGGGCAATGTGGCTACGGCGGGCGGTTGCCTCGCCTTGCCTCGCCCTACCTTGCGGCCTGGATCATCGCGCGTACCGAGGGCATTGAGGCTGCCCGCGCCGCGCTGCACTGTGTGGCGCCGGTGGGAGAAAAAGAGGCTTATGTGGAGCGGGCCATGAACAACATCGGGCTCTGTTTGCCCGCCGAACAAGCCTTTTCGGGCGGGTTGCGCAGCCTATGGAGGATTCATTGATTGACACCCCATTGGCGGCCCGATACCGTGTCACAGCCGCGTGATTCCCGTCTCGGATGCGGCAACCAGGAGAAACACATGGCCAAGCTCTTTGCGATCTACCAACAGCCCGTCGATCCAGCAGCCTTCGACAAATACTACTTCGACACCCATGTTCCGCTGGCCAAAAAAATACCTGGCTTGCGCAGCTATGAGGTGACCCGGGGTGACGTCATGGGCATGGGCGGCAAACATGCTGTCTACCTCACCGCTGTGCTCGCGTTCGATTCGATGGCGGCGATTGCCGCTGGAATGGGTTCAGCCGAAGGCCAGGCCACCGCGGCCGATCTGGCCAACTTCGCCCAGGCCGGGGTCGATGTGATGATGGGCGAGACCGAAATGATCTAGTGCCATCTGAGCGAGCGCTGCTGATGGCGGTCCGCGTGTGGCTTTCCCGCTGAAATGCGGAGCCTGTAGCGGGGGGTTTGCGGGCATTTCCGCCTTTGTTTTGACGATGGGGTTTCTCAGGCTGGCGCAGCAAAACCCAAAAAGCTAGGATTCGGTTTGAACACGCCCAAGGTGGGCGTGGTGGTATGTCAACTCAAGGAGCATTCAAATGGCAGGTTGGTTTGAAATGAGCAAGAGCAAAGATGGACAGTTCCGGTTTGTACTCAAGGCGGGCAACGCCGAAACCGTGCTCACCAGTGAACTCTACAAATCGAAGCGGTCTGCCGAAAACGGCATTGCATCGGTGCAGGCAAATTGCGCCAACGAGGCCCGCTTCGAACGCAAAACCGCATCCAATGGCAAAGCCTTTTTCAACCTGAAGGCCGGCAACCACCAGGTGATCGGCTCCAGCCAGATGTACGCATCGGAAGCCTCCCGTGAAAACGGCATCGCGAGCGTCAGAACGAACGGCGTGTCCAAGACGGTCAAAGTGAACATCTGACCGCCGTTGCCGGGGTTTTCCTCGGTGAATCGAATCGAAAAGGGCTGCATTGAGCAGCCCTTTTTTTTCGAGCTGTTGCCCGAACTGGGTCAACCCCGCTCAATTGACCCAGCACCCATTGAAGGGCACGGCAGACAAGGGAATATCGAAGGCGGCGGCGTTGTAGGTGTTGCCGGCAGCCTGGCCGGTGACGTTCCTGAAGCGATAGGCCCAACACCGGTTGGGATACGTCACCGCATTGTTGAAGATGTGGGCGTCTTCGAAGTTCTGAATCACGATGTAGCCGTTGAGGAACTGGTTGTCACGGATATCGGCCCGTCCGCTGCTGTACAAATACATGCCGCAGCCGTTGCACACATTGTTGTGAATGACGTTGTAGTCGGGGTTGCTGCGGGTGCGGCCAGGGCGGGCGTAACCAATGATCCCCGACTTGCCGTTGTACGAACCGTTCAGCATGGTGATGTTGTTGTTGCGGATGGTCTGGTCGGCTTCAGGCCAGAACACGATGGGTCCATCGATGTAGGTACGGCCGTCGTCGCCTCCGGTGGTGCTGGCTTCGCCCTGGTGCATGGTGTTGCCTTCAATCAAGATGTTGAAGCCCCGGGTGTTGACCACATCGCCACCGCGGTTGTGGTGGAAGTTGTTGCCCCGAATGATCACGTCTCTCACCAGATAACCTCCAAGCGGCTCGATATCGATACCAAACTGGGGGCTGGTGCCTTTGGTATGGTGAATCTGATTGCCTTCGATCAACACCCGCGCGCCACCCACGATGGAGATGCCCTGGCGTCGGTTGGTGTCGAAATTGTTGCCGGTGATGGTGATGTCTTGCGGCGTCGAAGGGGCCTTGCCCACGATCAAAATGCCGTCGCCATTGGCCTGGGTGATGTACACCCCTTGAACCTCCACGTACTGGCTGGAGCCTTCTATACAGATGGCGTGTCCTTCGTCGTGTGCGGTGCCTCCGCTGCTGGATGGGGTGTAGGTGTGGTTGTAACGGTCACCCACGATGGTGCCGCCTGAGACAGACACGTTTTTCTTGCCATTGATGGTGACCACACAATAATTCCAACGGTCATTGGGGACCATGCGCAGCACCGCACCGGGCTCCAGAACCAAGGCCATGTTGCTCGGCAATTTGATGCCGCCAGCATAGTTGTACGTCTGTATTTTTCCCAGCAAATATTCGCCGGCGGGCACCCGGAATTGCCCAATGCCCTGTGATGAAGCCCAGTCGATGGCAGCCTGCATCCCATCGGTGGTGGCGGTGGCATTTGACGCGTTGCTTGCCACGCCCCATCGCCAAGGCTCCAGTGTGTAGCTGCTGGTTGGGATGGTGGGCTTCACAACCTCGGGCCAGGTGTCGACGTCGCTTTCCGCTGGCTGCACGTAGTAGGCGACACCTTCGTAGGTGTACTGGGGCAGGGTGTTGCGAATGCTCGTCATCTCTGCGTCAGAGGCGGTGTAGAAGTGAAATCCCGCGCCGGGCAGATAGAAGCGGTGCAAAGGCAAGCGGTCTGCCGCAGCGGTTTTGCTGGCGTAATAAGCCACCCCTTCGTAAGTGAACACAGGCAGGTTCGCTTGCACAAACCGCTTTTCGTCTGCACTGATGGTGTACAGATGCATGCCCGTGGTCCGGTTGTAAAAGCGGTGCACCGCATCGAGCCCGGCACCTGCGGACCGGTGGGCAGAAAACGCCGCACCCTCGTAGCGCATGGTTTGAATCGATACGCGAACCTGATCCCGCTCGGTGGTGCTTGCGGTAAAAAAGTGCCCTGATGTGTTGGCGTTGAAGAAGCGAAATACATTGGTGCGCTCATCTGCCGTTGACTTGTTTGCCTTGGCAAGCGACTCTTCGTCCGAAGCCGGCAGGGGGCTTCGCCCATTTGGCTGCCGCTCGGCTGCCGATTCGGCCCGCTGCAGTTCAGCTGTGCTGAGTTGAGCGGCCTTCTGAAGCAAAACGCCGGTTGGCGACAGCGCCTGATGGGTCTTTTCACTGGGGGCCGCATTGACGCCTTGCGCCAGGTTTGCCTCGCTGCCACTGCTGCCCCCACCGCAACCACTCAAAGCCAATGCAAACAGGGCAAGCCAAGGCGCCGTACGGGTGCACGTAGATGGTTTGCAAGCAGGTCGAAGGATGGAGTGGTTCATCTGAACAGGCCCTAATTGACCGGAGAAAACAAGGCCTTCACCGAAGGCGAGTAAACGTGCACTGAGGGGGGCCGAAGAGGGACCGGTCTCAGCCCTGAAGCGCGCAGGGCGTTGCGAGAGCCGGTCCTCAATGCAAACAGTTCGACGGGTAGCCTGCTGTGATCGAATCGGCCTTTCATTTTAGAGACGCCAGAGCTGAACAGCAATGCGCTGGACAGTGGGCTGGGCGCGGTAGCCAGCTTGTCTGGCGTTGCTGCGCTGTTCGAACCCTGCGGCGGTCTGACCACCAGGGCAGATTGCACTCGAAACTGTTGGCCGGCTCCGGCCAGACGTTCGCGTCGGAAGCGCCCCATGATCGAGGCTGCCAGGCATCCAGAGGCAGTGCCTTTGATCCATCGCATGGACAGGGGCGCGGCCATCCGCAATACTGGATTCATATGAAATCAGCTGCGCCCCCAACCGATGCGTCCCTGGCCAATGAGCCTGTCTTTGTCGCCCGTGGCCTGACCAAGGTTTACGGCGAAGGCGAAACCGCGGTGCACGCCTTGCGAGGGGTGGACCTGGACATCACCCGTGGCGAGTTTGTGGTCTTGCTCGGCGCCTCGGGCAGCGGCAAATCGACCCTGCTCAACATCCTCGGAGGGCTCGATTCGGCCACCAGTGGCAGCGCGGTCTGGACCCATGAGGGGCAGGTGCACGAGCTGATCGGCGCGGGGGATGCAGAGCTCACCCGCTACCGCCGGGAACACGTGGGCTTCGTGTTTCAGTTCTACAACCTCATCCCCAGCCTGACGGCGCGTGAAAACGTGTCGCTGGTGACCGATCTGGCCGAAGACCCGATGGACGCTGAAGCCGCGCTGGCCCTGGTGGGCCTGGGTCAGCGGGTAAACCATTTCATTTCCCAGCTCTCGGGCGGGGAGCAGCAACGCGTGGCGATTGCCCGGGCCATTGCCAAGCGCCCGGCGGTGTTGCTGTGCGACGAGCCCACCGGTGCGCTCGACAGCGCCACCGGCGTCATGGTGCTGCAGGCCATAGAGCGGGTGAACCGCGAGCTGGGTACCACCACCGTGGTCATCACCCACAACGCACCCATTGCCGACATGGCCGACCGCGTGTTGCGCCTGGGCGACGGGCGCATTGTCGAGACGAAGGTCAACGACCACAAGTTGCCCGCTTCGGATCTGAGCTGGTGATCCCGATGTACCAACGGTCGTTTGAATGCCCGTTCGGGCTGAGCCGGTTGAAGGATGTCGACAGGCTCGGCCCGAACGGTGGGTTCTTGTTGTTGGATGTTGTGAGGACCTGAGGCGCCCATGAAAGCCATCCACACCAAGCTCTGGCGCGATTTTTTGCGCCTGCGCGCCCAGGTGGCCACCATCGCCATGGTCGTGGCCATTGGTGTGGCCGGCTTCGTGGGCATGTTTTCGGTGCACGCTTCGCTGAAAGCCTCGCGCGACGCCTTTTACCAGGACAACCGGCTGGCTGATGTGTTCGCCGGGGTCAAGCGCGCGCCGCTGCATTTGCGCGAACGCCTCGCGGCCATCGATGGCGTCAATGAGGTGCTGTTCACCACCGCGATGGACGCCCAGATCGATCTGCCCGGCGTGATGCCCCCGGTTACCGGGCGCTTCATCGGCCTGACCCTCGCACGCGTGCATGCCGACCGCCAGAGCCTCAACAAGCTCTCGCTCAAGAGCGGGCGCTGGCCCGAGCGCGCAGGCGAGCTGGAAGCGCTGGTGAGCGACCGCTTCGCCGCCGCGCGTTCGCTCAAGGCCGGCGATACCGTGCGGGCCATCCTCAATGGCCGCCTGGAGACGGTGCACATCGTGGGCACCGCAGCCACGCCCGAATACGTTTTCGCCTCCCAGGGCGGCGCGCCCGACGATGAGTTTTTTGGTATCTGGTGGATCGACGATGAGCGCATGGCCACGGCGTTTGACATGCAAGGCGCGTTCAACCAGATGGCCATGGGCGTGGCGCCCGGCGTGCCGGTGGATCGGGTGATTGAAAAGGTGGACCGGCTGCTGGAGCCTTATGGTGCCATTGGCGCGGTGGGGCGTGACAAACAGCTGTCGAGCAAGATCGTTTCCGACGAGCTCACGCAGCTCAAGGTCATGGGCACCGTGTTGCCCTCGATTTTTCTGGTGGTCGCGATGTTCATCCTGAACGTGGTGCTCAGTCGCCAGGTGGCCACGCAGCGCGGCCAGATCGCCGCCCTCAAGGCGCTGGGCTACAGCGATGGCGCCATCGCCTGGCACTACATCCAGTTTGCTTTCCTGATCGCGGGGCTGGGTGTGGTGGTTGGGCTGGGCATGAGCGTGGCCATTGGCCGGGGCATGCTGGGCCTGTACGACGAGGTGTTCCGCTTCAACAGCCTCGACTACATCACCGAGCCCTGGCTGGTCGTCGTTTCGCTGGTCATCGCCGCGCTCGCCGCCGCCCTGGGCACCTGGACCGCCATCCACGCCGTGGTCAGCCTGCGCCCTGCGCAAGCCATGCAGCCACCTTCGCCACCCCATTACCGCGCCACGCTGATCGAGCGGGTTGGCCTGGGCAACCGCGTGAGCACCGGCGCGCTGATGGTGATCCGCAATGTGGAGCGGCGCCCGCTGCGCGCGGCCTTCACCGTGGTCGGCGTGGCGCTCGCCGTGGCGCTGCAAATCTCGGGCGCTTTCTGGATTGATGCCATCGCCCACATCATGGATGTGCAATACCGGCAGGTTCAGCAGGGCGATGTGTTGGTGAACTTCCACCGCCCGGTGCCGCTCTCGGTGGCGCGCGATCTCAAGCGCTTGCCCGGCGTGATCGACGCCGAACCCTACCGAACCGGGATGGTGCGCATCCGATTCAAAAGTGCGTCGGTGGATACCGCCATGATGGGCATTCGGAGCGATGCCAGGCTGTTTCGCGTGGTCGATGAGCAGCGCGGCGCGGTGTCGATGCCTGCGCGTGGTGTGGTGCTCTCGGCCATGCTGGCCCGCGAGCTGGGCGCGCGGGTGGGCGACCGCGTGCAAGTCGAATTCAGGCTGTGGAACCAGACCCGCACCGAAGTGGAAGTGGTCGATATTGTGCAAACCATGTTCGGCAAACTGGTCTACATGTCGCTTTCCGGCATGACCGATCTGGCGCGCGATGGTGCGGGCGTGGCCGATGCCGCCTTGCAGGTGGATCCGCTCCACATGGACGCCTTCTGGGGCGCGGTCAAAAGCGCGCCCACGATCAACTCGGTGTTCGACAAGGCTTCTTCCATGGAGAGCTTTGACCGCACCACCTCGCGCAACATGGGTGTGTTCAGTGGCATCCTCACCCTGTTCGCCGCCGCCATGGCCGTGGGCATTGTCTACAACTCGGCGCGCATCTCGCTCTCCGAGCGCGCCTGGGAGCTGGCCAGCCTGCGCGTCTTGGGCATGACGCGCGCCGAAGTGTCGGTGTTGCTGCTGGCCGAACTTGGCGCCGAGCTGCTGCTGGCCCTGCCCATAGGTGCCTTCGCCGGCTGGGCGCTGGCCACGCTGATGATGGCGCTCATGTCGTCAGACGCAATTGATTTTCCCGTGGTGATCGAGCCGAGCACCTATGCCTCGGCGGCCTTCATCGTGCTGGCCGCCGCCGTGGCCAGCGCCTTGCTGGTGCGCCGCAAGATTGACCGGCTTGACCTGGTGGCTGTATTGAAAGTACGCGAATGAAGACGATGAACAAAATCAATATGAACAACCCGAGCAAATCCTGCCCCTGGGGCCGCTATCTGATCATCACCGCTGCGCTGCTGGCGCTGGTCGTTCTGGTGTGGTGGCTTTACCAGCCACGGCCCTTGGTGGTGGAAGTGGCTGCCGTAGGCGAAGGCCGCTTCGAACAGGTGATTGAAGAAGACGGTCAGTTGCGCCTCAAGAACCGCTATGTGATCGTCGCGCCGACCCAGGCCGAGCTGCAGCGGCCCACGCTCAAGGTGGGCGATACCGTGAACGCGGGCGACGTGGTGGCCGTGTTGCAACCGGCCTCACCGCAAATGATCGACGCGCGCACCCGCCAGATGCTGGTTGAGCGGGTGGGCAGTGCCAACGCCGTGCGACAGGCCGCAAGCGCCCAGGCGCAGCGCCTGCAGACCGCGCTGGCCCAGGCCGATCTCGAAGCCAGCCGCGCCAATCAACTGGCCAAAGAAAAATTCGTTTCAAGCTCTGCGCTCGACCAGGCCTTGTTGGCTCAACGCGCGGCCCGCCAGGCGCTCGCCGCCGGGAAAGCCGAGTTGGGCGCCGCCGAGTTCGCTCTGGCCGAGGCCCGTGCCGCGCTGTCGCGCTCCGAGCCCGCTGCCGATTCGAAGGCCACCGCTGGTTTGTGGTCGCTCAAAAGTCCGGTCAACGGGCGCGTGCTCAAGCTGCATCTGGAAAGCGCTGCCCCGGTCAACCCCGGCCAGGCGCTGGTGGAAATTGGCGATGTGGGTGCGCTGGAGGCCGTGATCGATGTGCTCTCCAGCGAAGTCATGGCGATCCAGCCTGGCGCCGTCGTGTCGCTGTCGGTTGGCGGCGGCGCCGCGCCTCTGGTCGGGCAGGTGGAGCGCATCGAGCCGGTGGCCTTCACCAAGGTGTCAGCGCTGGGGATCAACGAGCAACGCGTCAACGTGATCGTGGCCGTAGAAGGCGGCGCCACGGCCCTGCAAGGCCTGGGTGACGGTTTCAGGGTCGAGGCCCGCATCGTCACGAAAGCGCAAGACGACGCGCTGCTTGCCCCCAGCGCCGCGCTGGTGCGCGATGGCACCGCCTGGCGCGTGTTCGTGGTCGAAGGCGGGCGGGCGCAGGCGAGGGCGGTCACGCTCAAAGACCGCAACGCCGATCAGGCCTGGATTGAAAGCGGCCTGAAAGCAGGGGAGAGCGTGGTGCTGTACCCGGGCAGCATGGTGGGGGACGGGCAGGCGGTGAAGCTGGCGCGTTAAGGGGTGGCGAGGTAAAATTGGAAACCGGTTTCAATTGGCGACGCACTTGAGGTGCCCCAGTTGTGAACATCGCCACACGGTTCCGTTTTCATCCCATCTTTCCCCAGGAGTATCAAATGACACAGCCCACCATCGGGTTCATCGGCCTCGGCCAGATGGGCAGCAACATGGTCGAAAATCTGCAAAACAAGGGCTTCAAGCTGGTTGTGATGGGTCGCAACAAAGAAGCGGTCGCCGCCGTGTTGGCCCGAGGCGCTGTCGAAGCCCAATCACCCGCTGCGCTGGCTGCCGCCTGCGACATCATCATGCTGTGCGTCACGACTTCTGAAGTGGTGGAGTCGCTGGTTTACGGCGAAAACGGCATACTCGCCGGCATCAAGGCAGGCGCGGTGGTGATCGATTTCGGCACCTCC
This region of Hydrogenophaga crassostreae genomic DNA includes:
- a CDS encoding potassium/proton antiporter encodes the protein MSLSLDFLALPLLAAASLIFFSVLAGVVSARAGFSFLLVFLVVGTLAGVDGPGGLVFDDFRLSFWVGNVALAVILLDGGLRTEFTTFRTGLRPALWLATLGVVVCTGLTAVAAHFLLALQWPLALLVGAIVGSTDAAAVFSLLKSSGVKLNERVAATLEIESGMNDPMAVFLTLSLIGIALTAAAAPMAGPDVNWGALLIALLHQMGWGAALGLISGFGLAWLLIRLGRGPDGGGGIRALLIVSGGLAVYAGTTALGGSGFLAVYAMGVIAGNRARKQVRPALSAMDGYAWLSQAGMFLLLGLLVTPSELLRTLWPALGVSLVLMLVARPLSVWLCLKPMRFANNEIAFVSWVGLRGAVPIVLAVFPVMAGVPGSHTFFNVAFVVVITSLLFQGSTIAWSARRLGVTLPDPSDMAQARQVFGDFVIDASTPMMDLCTFYGLPVPSESDQSAGRWLREELDRPPVEGDSATLGKAELSVRSMDGQRIKQIGIKLGD
- a CDS encoding YegP family protein; translation: MAGWFEMSKSKDGQFRFVLKAGNAETVLTSELYKSKRSAENGIASVQANCANEARFERKTASNGKAFFNLKAGNHQVIGSSQMYASEASRENGIASVRTNGVSKTVKVNI
- a CDS encoding ABC transporter ATP-binding protein — protein: MKSAAPPTDASLANEPVFVARGLTKVYGEGETAVHALRGVDLDITRGEFVVLLGASGSGKSTLLNILGGLDSATSGSAVWTHEGQVHELIGAGDAELTRYRREHVGFVFQFYNLIPSLTARENVSLVTDLAEDPMDAEAALALVGLGQRVNHFISQLSGGEQQRVAIARAIAKRPAVLLCDEPTGALDSATGVMVLQAIERVNRELGTTTVVITHNAPIADMADRVLRLGDGRIVETKVNDHKLPASDLSW
- a CDS encoding SDR family oxidoreductase → MDLGIKGKWALVCGASKGLGLGCAQALSAEGVNVVIVARGVSELERAAEGLRAANPGVTVVPVVADITTPEGRAKALDAPGGPGGSFDIVVTNAGGPPPGDFRGWDRDAWLKALDANMITPIELIKATVDGMAQRGFGRIVNITSSAVKAPIDILGLSNGARSGLTGFVAGVSRSGLAAQGVTINNLLPGAFDTDRLKVTFAGAASKTGQPVESLMDARRQTIPARRFGQPEEFGAICAFLCSQHAGYMTGQNVLADGGAYPGTY
- a CDS encoding zinc ribbon domain-containing protein YjdM, which translates into the protein MSVLPPCPKCRSSYTDEDGALLVCPECAHEWPASAAEASEDPSDTGLVVKDANGAQLSGGDQVVLIKDLKIKGSPSGVEAGTRVKGIRLVEGDHNIDCKILGFGAMQLKSEFVKEA
- a CDS encoding right-handed parallel beta-helix repeat-containing protein; translation: MNHSILRPACKPSTCTRTAPWLALFALALSGCGGGSSGSEANLAQGVNAAPSEKTHQALSPTGVLLQKAAQLSTAELQRAESAAERQPNGRSPLPASDEESLAKANKSTADERTNVFRFFNANTSGHFFTASTTERDQVRVSIQTMRYEGAAFSAHRSAGAGLDAVHRFYNRTTGMHLYTISADEKRFVQANLPVFTYEGVAYYASKTAAADRLPLHRFYLPGAGFHFYTASDAEMTSIRNTLPQYTYEGVAYYVQPAESDVDTWPEVVKPTIPTSSYTLEPWRWGVASNASNATATTDGMQAAIDWASSQGIGQFRVPAGEYLLGKIQTYNYAGGIKLPSNMALVLEPGAVLRMVPNDRWNYCVVTINGKKNVSVSGGTIVGDRYNHTYTPSSSGGTAHDEGHAICIEGSSQYVEVQGVYITQANGDGILIVGKAPSTPQDITITGNNFDTNRRQGISIVGGARVLIEGNQIHHTKGTSPQFGIDIEPLGGYLVRDVIIRGNNFHHNRGGDVVNTRGFNILIEGNTMHQGEASTTGGDDGRTYIDGPIVFWPEADQTIRNNNITMLNGSYNGKSGIIGYARPGRTRSNPDYNVIHNNVCNGCGMYLYSSGRADIRDNQFLNGYIVIQNFEDAHIFNNAVTYPNRCWAYRFRNVTGQAAGNTYNAAAFDIPLSAVPFNGCWVN
- a CDS encoding EthD family reductase, with the protein product MAKLFAIYQQPVDPAAFDKYYFDTHVPLAKKIPGLRSYEVTRGDVMGMGGKHAVYLTAVLAFDSMAAIAAGMGSAEGQATAADLANFAQAGVDVMMGETEMI
- a CDS encoding DMT family transporter, translated to MSAPPATAPLPNPSLASGLLLAAAGSIAFSGKAIIVKLAYRYGVDAVTLIMLRMLFALPLFLALAWWSSRGKAPLTRNDWLGVFGLGLTGYYLASYLDFWGLEYISASLERLILYLNPTVVLVLGWIIYKRRITALQGAAMAMSYAGVLLVFGHEVGLQGPDAALGTLLVFLSAVSYAIYLLYSGEMVKRLGSLRLVGLATSVACGLVLLQFALLRPLDTAFAVAPAVIYLSILNSVLCTFAPVLMVMMAVERIGAGLAAQTGMIGPMSTILMGVVILGEPFNGWIVVGTVLVMGGVFLVTRMGRTPSN